The window ATTCAAAACCTTGAATTGCTTTTCCGAGCCATGATAACTGTTTATCTAGTAATTCAGCCCGATTATATGTAGGAATGGCAATGGTGAGTAATTTATTCATAAATGGAGAAATTTTTCAGGTTTATTAACTAACTTTTAGTGCTTTTGCGGGTAAAAATGACTTACGTATAGATGCAATGACTAAAACTAGATATGAAATAATAATGTTTATGGCTAAACCTGGCCATCTTCTTAAAGCTCCCAAGAAAATTATCCAGTCACTTTTAGTAACGATATTCTGCAAAATCATTTGCAGACAAAATGTTTTAGAATAGCCAATTTCTAAAAGTTTGGCATAAACTTCCGGTATATAAACAAACCTCATCATGAATGACCATTTTGGGTCTTGCTCCAAATAACTCGCGTGCATTGTACATTCCAAATAATTATCTTTAGTGACAATCACACTGCCATTGCTGGCACAAAATCCTGTCCAATATGCTTGGGATGCCAAATTTTTACAAGCAGATTGCCACTGTTGCAGAGCGCGTTGTACTAATGCTGTTTGATAAACTGTTGCAGTCATAAAAATTACGCCGCCAAAGCTTTCTTTGAGATAATGTTGTAAAGCCGCTTTGCCATTAGTCATTGGTGCATCACTATCACTGTTAAACCAGCGTTTTACAGTAATTTCATTTGTTAACTTATCCCTGCCATAGCAATTCAAAAAAATCAGTGCTGTCTCAGGATTTTGCTTGATAGTTTTTAACAAAAAAGCTAGAGCATTATCTTGAATTGGGTCATCATCGCCAACTGTCCAAACATATTTACCACTAGCAGCTTGAATGCAGGCAGCGATGTTAGGCATTAAACCTATATTCTCTTGATTTCTATAATATTTAAATGTAGTTTCACTAAAGATTGGTTGCCATTTTTTAATGATTTCTTGAGTGTGATCTGTAGAACAATTATCAGAAATAATAATTTCACACTCAGATTCAAATCCTGGCAGGGATTTAGCTAACCAAGATAGTTGTTGTTCTAACAGTGCGGCACGATTATAAGTAGGAATTGCAATGGTGAGCAACTTATTCATTTTTTTGCTAAGATATATTACAGGATGAAATTTAGTATTGTTAATATTGGCTTAAGAAGGCAAAAGTAAAAAGTTAAATGGCAAAAACAAGAGAATAAACAATGGTTAAAAATCCCTAAATTAATTTACGGTAATTACTTTTTACTTCTTAAGTAATTTTTATATCCCCGACTTCTTTAAGAAGTCGGGGATATAACTTTGTTAAGACTGGGATTTACTTTTTAGTCCAGAAGAAATCTTTGTCAATTTGTTCGGTACGGATGAGATACTCTAGCTGCTTTAAGCGAGTAAAACCTCTAAATAAGAAGGTGTCTTCAGTCATATCAATTTGACTGAATAAGTTAAATAATTGTTGTGCGCCTAATTGAGCATTCCAATCACATTTAAAACCAGGGAGAATGCTGTTAATTTTATCGAAGGATACGCGATAACTGCGGTTATCTGCGCCATTTTGACCAAAGCTTAGTTTACAGCCGGGGAAAGCATCAGCAATAATTTCGGCAATTTCTTTGACGCGATAGTTATTACTGGTATCACCAACATTGAAGATTTGATTATGTACAAGGTCGCGTGGTGCTTCTAAGGCACAGATAATGGCTTTACAAATATCTAATGCGTGGACTAATGGCCGCCAAGGTGTACCATCGCTGATCATTTTAATTTCTTTACTTGTCCAAGCTAAACCAGCGAGGTTGTTTAATACAATGTCAAACCGCATTCTAGGAGAAGCGCCAAAAGCTGTGGCGTTTCGCATGAATGTTGGGGAAAAATCATCATCTGCCAGGGGTCTAACATCCCGTTCAACGAGGGTTTTACATTCTGCATAAGCAGTTTGGGGATTGATGGGAGATTCTTCTGTCACATCGCCTTCTGTAGCAACACCATAAACACTACACGAAGACATATAGACGAAGCGTCGGATACCCATTGTTTTAGCTAAATTAGCAAGGCGTACAGAACCTAAATGATTGATTTCGTAGGTAATATTGGGTGCTAGTTGTCCAGTGGGGTCGTTGGAAAGTTCCGCCATGTGAACAATTGCTTCTACACCTTCTAAATCTTCTGGGGTGATGTGGCGGATATCTTTGTTGAGGGTTTTAGCGGTAATTTCTGTACCGTTGTATAGCCAACCAACTTTATAAAAGCCTGTATCAACACCGATGACTTCATGGCCACGTTCAATTAACAGAGGAGGCAATAAAGAACCTAAGTAGCCTTCTGTTCCGGTTACTAATATTTTCATTTGTGGAAATTCCTTTAAAAGTTTTGAGGTAAAAATTCAGGAGTCAGAAAATGTTTTAAAAGCCCTCTATTTGCTAGTAAGACATTTGAGATCCCCCTAAATCCCCCTTAAAAAGGGGGACTTTGACGCATTTTCTGGCACTCTGGGATACTTACGCCACTCCCAACTCCCAATGCTTATGCAACAATTACAGTTTCAAGATGGGATTGTTGGGGAACTTGAGAAGCGATCGCTTTGCCAATTTCTAAAGAAGATGTGGCTGCGGGCGAAGGTGCATTGCACACATGAATGGAGTTTTGACCAGGAATGATCAAAAAGTCGTCTACTAGTTTGCCATCATCCATTAAAGCTTGGGCGCGGACTCCCGCATGGGTGGGAACTAAATCTTCGGCTTGAACTTCGGGAATCAGTTTTTGCAAACTTTTGACAAATGCTGCTTTGCTAAAGGAACGAATGATTTCTTGGATACCTTCGTCAGCGTGTTTAGCTGCAAGTTTCCAGAAACCGGGGTAAGTCATGACTTCTGCAAAGTCCCGCAAGTCGAAGTCGGTTTTTTTGTAACCTTCGCGCTTGAGGCTGAGAACGGCGTTGGGGCCAGCATGAACTGTACCATCAATCATTTTGGTAAAGTGAACGCCCAGGAAGGGAAAATCAGGGTTTGGTACTGGATAAATTAGGGTTTTTACCAGATACCGCTTTTCTGGGGTGAGTTCGTAATATTCGCCCCGGAAAGGTACGATTTTCGCTTTGGGTTCGACTCCACCTAACTTAGCAATGCGATCGCTATGCAATCCGGCACAATTGATGATAAATTTCGTTTCAAAGTTGCCTTGATTGGTTTCCAATACTTGATTTTTCCCACTCGCAGAGATTTTCAATACTTTGGTATTGAGGCGTAAATCTCCACCTTGATTTTGAATTAATTGGGCGTATTTTAAACAAACTTGCTTGTAATTAACAATACCAGTTGAAAATACCCGAATACCTGCCACACAGCTTACATGAGGTTCAATTTCTTTTACCTCTTCTGGGCTGATTTTCTGGACTTTTAAGTTATTTTCTAAACCACGTTGATAGAGATTTTCTAACCGTGGTATTTCTTGTTCATCGGTAGCAACAATAACTTTACCGCAGATTTCATGGTCAATTTCATGCTCTTGGCAGAATTCCACCATCGAGCGACTACCATCACGGCAAAATTTAGCTTTAAAACTCCCTGGTTTGTAGTAAATGCCAGAGTGAATTACCCCACTATTATTGCCAGTTTGGTGAAATGCCCAGTTACTTTCTTTTTCTAATACTAAAATGCGTGCTTGTGGATAGCGTTTACCCAAGGCCATCGCTGTTGATAAACCTACTATGCCACCGCCGACAATCGCAAAATCGTACATATTATTTGTCATTAGTCATTTGTCATTAGTCAAAAAGCTGAAAGTAGAAGCTTGAGCATAAAATTTCATACTTCAGACTTCATACTTCCTACTTTTCTTACCATACTTGCCAAGGCGCTTTACCACTCTGCCATAGTTCTTCGAGATGATTTTTATCGCGCAAGGTATCCATTGGCTGCCAAAAACCATTATGTTTAAAAGCAGATAACTGTTCCATGTCAGCTAACTTTTCTAATGGTTCTTTCTCCCAAACGGTGCTGTCATCCGCAATTAAATCGATAACATCTGGTTCTAGGATAAAATAGCCACCATTTACCCAAGCACCTTCACCGTCGCGTTTCTCACGGAAGCTGGTGATTTTTGTTTGCTCTTGTTCTAAGGAAATAGCGCCAAAACGTCCGGCTGGTTGTACTGCTGTGAGTGTCGCTAATGTTTTTTGTTGTTTGTGAAATTTAATTAGCTCAGTGATATTTATATCACTCACACCATCACCATAAGTAAAGCAGAAAGTGTCATTTCCGACATGTTCAGCAACTCTTTTTAAGCGTCCACCAGTCATGGTACTGTCGCCAGTATTGACTAATGTTACACGCCAAGGTTCTGCATAACCAGAATGTACATTCATTTGGTTAAAACGCATATCAAAAGTTACATCTGACATGTGTAAGAAGTAATTAGCAAAATACTCCTTAATCACGTAACCTTTGTAACCACAACAAATAATAAAATCATTAATGCCGTGGGCAGAATAAGTTTTCATTATGTGCCAAAGAATTGGTTTACCACCAATTTCAACCATTGGCTTTGGTCTGATACTGGTTTCTTCACTGAGGCGTGTACCAAGTCCACCAGCCAAAATCACCGCTTTCATGCAATTACCTCGGAGATTTGTAGGGAATTATTTTTTATTTTCTGGAGATGAAGAGGATGCACTTGGTTGGAGAGAATTTGTCTTTGCTCTGTTTTTCTCCGTACATAATCTAACTAGAATTTTTGCTACTTGTATGAAGGAAAAGTAAATTAAAATCTGGAATGTGTAAAAGGTTTATGAATAGTTTTTACACAAAAAAATTATCACGTAAATGAATATAATTTTTAACAAAAATATGATTTCAATTTACGTGTAATATAAATATATACGTAATATATAGGAATACGGTTTGATTCCTGAATCTAGTTGTGTAGATAGGGAGTAGAGAATGGGGAATAGGGCGTTGAAATATTATGTTTGATCGCAACTTAGTATCAGATCAGAAATTTAACCGCCGATCAATTAAGAATTTGATTGATTTGTTTTATTTGTAGCTTTTGTGGACAGTGCAGAAAATATTTTCTAGTAATAATTAGTGCCAATTTTTACATAAACTCAGATACCCGACTTCTTTAAGAAGTCAGGTATCTAATTGTTCAATATTGAAGAAGAACTATTGACAAATGGTAAGTATTCAGTACCCAGGAGTCAGAAGTCAGAATTTAGAGGTATTTAGTAGATTAGTAAATTGATTCATCAAATAATTCTCCTCATTCTTCAACTTTTCTGGCTTCTGAATTCTGACTCCTGAATTCTTACGACAAATGACCAATGACTACCGCTAATTTGTGCCTACAGTTCCCCAAGCACTAGAACTTTGCAGTAAAGCATTACATTGACTTTCAATGATCACACACATACTGCTGAGTGCTTGTTGATAATTTTCTGTATCTTCTTGTTCTAAGGCGAGTTTGGCGGCTAATTGCAAGTCTTCGACGGCTTTTTGGTTATTTTTGTCTGCTTCTTTACCACCGTATTGAGCGACTTCATAGCGCACCATACCGCGTTTGAGATAAGCTTTTGCCAATTTTTCGTTAAGTTTTAATGCTTGGTCAAAGTCAGCGATCGCATTTTGGTATTGTTGAGCGTATTCGGTGCTGTACTGTGCCATTTGGTAATATACCGAGCCGCGTTGAAAATACGCTTCAGCTTTGGAGGCGTTGAGTTTAATCGCTGCGGAAAAATCGGCTATGGCTTGCTGGAACTCTTTGAGAGATTCACCACTATACTTGGCGATTTGCGCTCGGACAATCCCTCTACGGATATATGCTTCGGCTTCTTTGATGTTGAGGCGGATGGCATTGTTAAAATCTGCGATCGCTAAATGATATTCTCGATCTGGATCATTGCTATACTCAGCCAGCATGTAGCGAGCGTTACCACGATTTACAAAAGCTTTCACTTCCTGGGGATTAATTTCCAACGCTGTCGTATAGTCTGTTAATGCCCCTTCGTAGTCTTTAAGATTGTAACGAGCATTACCTCGATTAATAAAAGATTTGGCGTATTTTGGTTCTTCTTGGATGGCTTTGGTAAAACTTTCGACTGCTTGCTTATAGTCACGCACTTGGTAAGCAGTATGACCTTGTTTGTAATAATCAGCAAAATGTAGCACCTGCCGACTTGGTGCGGTATGTGTCATCAAGGTTTGCTGAGTATAGGCATTTTGCGACACAAACGGACGGGTAAATTTTACCATCACATCCAAATAACCCAACATCCCTAAACCCAGACAACCTAAAACAATCGGGTAAATTTTGGATATCTTGCGCCGTTGATAAGGAAAATAATTCGGCTGATTATTTGGTTGCCAAGAATTACCCTTGGCAAATGACATCACTGGCTGTGGTAAGCGATGAGGTTGATTGTAGCGTCTGGTGGGGATGGTAGCAGGTTTGAGATGTTCTCGATTTTCAATTGCCCGTTGTGAAGGAAAAGGATCTCGTCCGCCTAAACGCAAAGTCCGTTCACACCAAGGGCAGCTATGCAAGTGATTACTGTAACGATGCTGAGGATTGGTAGTACAGGTAATTAAAGCATCTTCAGCTTCCGTCAGAGCCGACAACCAAGCTTGAGCATTGGGACGTAGCTGCGGGTTGTTGTGGCCAGTTTCAAAACACTGGATAAACAATGCCTGCAAGCTAGGATGTAGAATTTCCCAAGGAGGCGCAATGGGAGTCGGCAGATAAGGAACTTGGCGGTTTTGGCTGTAGGTGAAGTGTCCAGCCGCAATCCGGGCTTCGTAGGCTGGCGGTTCCGCAGTGCCTTGAAAAATCCCCGAAAAAGGATGTGTCCCTTCCATTAATAATTGGAAGATCAGCACTGCTAAACCAAAGGAGTCATGATCAATTGTGCGATCGTGTTGGGCGAAAACTTTGTTTTGCAGTTCTGGGGGAGTAAACTCTGGTTTACCCACTGCACAACGATAGACAAGATTATTATTTAAATCTGGCACTTGGAAAGAGTCAGTATCTACCAAACTCACCAGTGCTGTGTCACTGACTAAGATGTTGGACTCGTTGACATCACCCACGCAATAACCACTACTGTGCAGGGCTGCAAAAGCCGCCGCTAAATTCCGCGCTGTCCGCACTAAATATTGATAGTTGAATAACGGGCAGTGTTGGCGACGGGTTCTGGGGTTGTAAAAGTCAATAATTGGCCGCATCCCGCGAATCCGAGGCATGATAAAGCCAATGACAGTTTTACTCCCATCTGCTGTCTTGATTAACTCCTGTGGCCAAGCAATGGAAATATGCCCCAAATTAGCTGTCGGGTTTTCCGGTGGGTTTGCCAACATCGCTTGCAGTTTTTTAGCATGATTGGCTGTGGGTTTGTGATAAACCTTCGCCACTAAATCGCCATCAGATGGCACTGCATAAACACAGGCTTCACCACCTCGTCCTAAGCTGACGCTGAGGTTGATAATTTCTGGCTGGGGAAGACAACGTAGTACCTTCATGTTTAAGTCACTGTTAACGGGGGTTAGATAAAAAGACCGAACTTGCAGAATCCTTGTTTATGAGCGGTTGAAGGCAGCAATAATTAGTGTTAAATCATCGTCGGTACGTTGTGTTATCCGCTCAGAACCTAAAAACCTCACGAGTTGCTCTTTTGCTAAGGACTTATCCTCGGCGTTTTCGATAAAGTCAAACAAAGGAAAAAAGAAGGGTTTGTGAGGTTCGCCAACAACCATGTTTAAAGCCAGCATTTGTAGTCCATCGGTGAGGATACCAACGTTGACTATTTCTTCTCGCCATAATCTCATTTGGGCTGTGTCTATAGCATCTAAGGAAGTCAAGAAAGTCGTTTCGTTGATATATTCTCCGTTATTGGGTATGGTTAGCGCAATTAAATTTCCTTGACGATTTTTTGCGACTGCCATTCCGTCACCGATTTGAGCGGCTGCTACCATTTGGGGTGTAGCGATGGTAATGATTAAGGTAGTTGCCAAATCTTGGGGCTGTTGGTTACAAGCTGCGGCTTCTGTTTCTACGGCTTTTTTCGCAGCCAGCAAGGCATCACTCAACAAAGATTGCACTTCCAAATCATCAGCTAACACAGCGCGAGAAACTTCTTTGTGCGATAAATGTTCTACAGCTGCTTCTGTCGCCACCATTGCGCCAATTTTCCCCTGACTGGCAGAACCTGCGCCATCTGCTGCTGCGGCTACTAATATATTGTCTGGTAATAGTTGCCAGTTGTGAGCATCCTGACACAGCTGCTTATTTCTGATGTGGCTGGTACCACATACAGATGCGGCGACTACCCGCCAATGATCAATCTGTTTTGATGTGTTCATAGATTCTGTGTCTGGGCTAGCTGTGTAAGTATGAAACCCCACGAGGGCGATTAAATGGAACCCCAGCCAATTGGAGGTAAGGCTACTTGTTCATCCACTTGGGAATGAGAAACAGCCGCCATACTTGCTGACAACCACATAAACATTTCCACAAAGTTTAATCCACGCAATTTCAGTGGTGTCCGCACAGCTAACTGATTGAGCGTTGTCATGTTGGCATTTTCTACACCTACAGAGAAAAAGGCTACGCGCTTGCTGGCTTCATCTCCTTGAACTCTTTGGGCGGCTTGAGCTACTAAATGTTCTTGTTCACCTTGTGGTTCACCATCGGTAATCATAAATACCCAAGGGCGATAGTAGGCAATGCCGTTGGAGCGATATAAGGATTTACGCTCTTGCACCATATCTAAGGCTTTGTGAATGCCTGCGCCCATACTGGTGAGTCCTTGGGCAGTGAGAATTGGCGGGTTAAATTGATCGGCGGTTACAAAGTCTTGGACGACATTTACTTGACTATCAAATGTTACTATTGCTACCTCAACTCGACGAGATGCTAAGGAATTTTTGACTAATTCATCTTTTAAACTCAGCAAACCTTGATTTAATGCTTCTATGGGTTCGCCTTGCATGGAACCAGATGTATCTAGTAACAATACACAAGGGCAACGGGGTTCGGGGTTTTCCGCAAATTCTACTACTTCATCCAGGGTTAATGTATCTTGCATAACTTTTTGTGTTATGTTATAGTCCAAAGCTTTATTTTCCTTTTTTCAAAGTATATATTTCAGTTTCCGGAGTCTCACAGGGAATAAGCAAATTTTGGGCGATCGCCAGTCGAGTCTTTATGTACTATTAAACAAATACTTTTCCCTAAATTCTCTACACATTTATTAAAGTTTTCATCAAGTTACCGTTGCTCAACCGCAAATTTACCAAGAGTTCTGGTTTTCGGCATTTTCAGAACTACAAAGATTTATGTAGGGCAACCGCTAGAATATAATAAACATCAAAAGTTGCCCAGATAAAAATTTAAAGATTTTATGTGGAACATATTCATTTTTATCTCCGGCAAAAGTATTAACTCGTTCAATTGCTCATTCCAGTCACCTTGCAAGCGGGTTTTTTAGCTAAATACGGAATTGAGCTAGTAAAAATTTTGTTTTTGATTCATTTTCCTCAAGCTGGCTCAAAAATAAAAAGGAGTCAGAAAACAGAATTCAGAATTCAGAATACGCTACTCATGGAGGGATGGAGTTTTAGTCGGAAGAATACTTGAATTTCCTTGTACATCGCCAGGGGCAAGGTTTTAAACCAATATTCATCATCCAGCGATGCACTGAGCTTGTCGTTCGCGTAGCGTCTCCGGCAGGAGAAGTGTCGTACAAAATTCATGCTGAACTCTGACGGATGTGTTCTTAATTCTTCTTCATAAATAATCTATCTGATGACAGATGTATTTTCCTGGGCTTGAATCTAGGGTGTGGGTAACTCTTAATCAAATGTCAAATTTCGATTGATTTAGGTTGGTGTCTTGGATCTGTTGGTACTTGAGCCTCCTAAAGGTAATATTTGTGGGTAAAGATTGGTAAAGCGTAAGCTCTGACTCCTGACCGAGTAAAAATACTAACTTCCGCTATGACTTTTCAGAAATAGTAATGAAAAGTATTTTATAGGTATTGCTGTTTTGTCTTCGTAGATTGTCAAGCTGACTGGGTAAGACTTTGATTTCCATAGCTGTTAATCTCGATTTATTTTATCGGTCGAGAGAATAATTGTCCGGGAGACAGATTAAAACTAATAAAGTAAAACATACTTAAGAATCCAAATTTGCATAGATTCTGTATAATTTTCTAAAACAATTTTTTAAAATGTCTAATTTCGGTACATTTACAGTTTTACGTCCTCATAGTTTATTAAAACAACTGTCTCATAGTGTCGAAACGACTTGTATACAAGCATTTAGCAACCTAGTAACATGGCTAATTTATTTAGAACAGGGAAACATCACCTACGCGACAAACTCAGTTGAACCTTTTGATAGATTAGAACGCCAGCTGCGCCGCCTGAATTTGCTCAGTAGCGAAATTCGCGTAGAATTACGCATGAATTTTGAATCTGATGTTTTTAATCATGCCATTGCTAATAGCAACGATTTATCAACTCAGCCTGCTGACTATCAAGCAATTAATTGGCTAATTAAAGAAGGTTATCTGGATGATGCACAAGCGACAATTTTGATTCAAGAACTTGTCAAAGAAGTGATGGAATCATTTTTGTTAGTAAAAACAGGTACTTATGCTTTAAGTGATGCAACCCAAACATTGAGCAAAATTTGTCGTCTGGATGTCGAAAAAACTCTAGAAATTTGTCACATTAGACTACAAAATTGGCAATCTTTCGCTCCCCAAATTTCTTCACCTTATCAGCGTCCATATCTGTTAATTAACAGGAATTTCCACAGCAAGAACTTACCGCAACTACCACGAGAATTAACAGCTTGGATGAAAGGGTTTAGCCTGCGACATCTGGCTGTAATTATGAATCAAGATGAAATGCAACTGGCTCAACATTTATACCCTCATATTGTCCAAGGAGGGGTAATTATGCACGAACCAGATCCACCATTTGATCAATTACCAAAGCATCAGCCGGAAGTTTCAGGATCTGCTCGATATACAACAGCATTACTCAACAGACAATTCATCGACACAGTAGTAGAACCCAGTAGTCGCTATCTAGAAGCAGAAACGGCTCTGGCTGTTGAAGATTTTAACCTGGTGGTGCGATCGCCCCAAGCAACCTCACCATCAATTCACAATCTTCAGGAATTAACAATACCAAATACCATAAACTCTCCGCCCGAAAGAGTAACGACTACTACCGTCACCGCCAAAAAGACCTATAAAATCATTTCTGTGGATGATAGCCAGACAATTCTCAAAGAAATTAGTCGTTTTTTGGAAAGTGAGAATTTTTCTGTAGTGACAATTGATGATCCCCTCAAAGCGGTGATGTCAATTATTCGCCATAAACCAGACTTAATTTTGTTGGATCTCAACATGGCTGGAATTGATGGTTATGAATTATGCAAAATAATTCGGAATAATTCTACCTTTAAACATACTCCGATTATTTTTGTCACAGGTAATAAAGGAATTGTGGATAAAGTCAAAGCTAAATTAGTCGGAGCCTCTGGTTATTTAACTAAACCTTTTACCCGTGCAGAACTGCTGAAACTTGTGTTTATGCACTTGGCTTGAAAAAGTAGGGAGTTGGGAGTAGGGAGTAGGGAGTTGGGGAGTGGTTCGGCTACGCGGTAATCGAGCGAAGCGATGCACTGAGCTTGTCGAAGTGTCGAGATTCACCAACCGGGGCAGGGGGGACAAGGGAGACAAGGGAGACAAGGGGGACATAGAAGCAATCTTTCTACCTTGTCTACCCCCTCTACCTTGTCTACTCCCACTCAGCACTCAGGATGAAATTAAAGGCCGATGTATGCCGATAATACAGATGGTGCGTGATTGACAATCAAAATGCAAATCAGTCGAGAACTATCCCTAGCAAAAATGGGTTGCGGAACTTGGGCGTGGGGGAACCAACTGCTGTGGGGATACAACGAAAACATGGATGAGCAGCTACAAGCTGTGTTTAACTTATGTGTCAGTAATGGTGTAACTTTATTTGACACGGGTGATTCGTACGGTACTGGGAGATTAAATGGACGTAGTGAGTTACTTTTGGGGCGATTTGCTCAAGCATATCAAGGTTTAAACCAGGAAAAGATTTGCATTGCAACAAAGCTGGCTGCGTATCCTTGGCGATGGACGCGCCAGTCAATGATTAAAGCTTGTCAGTCTTCCGCCCAGCGTTTAGGTAGAAATGTTGATTTAGTACAGATGCACTGGTCTACGGCTAATTATGCACCTTGGCAAGAAAAAGGTTTATTAGAGGGTTTGGCTGATCTTTACGAACAAGGTTTAGTGAAAGGTGTTGGGTTGTCGAATTATGGGCCAAAACGCTTAAAAATGGTGCAGCAAAGATTTGCCGAACGAGGTGTGCCGATTTCTACCTTGCAAGTGCAGTATTCTTTGTTATCGACTTATCCGGTGACGCAACTGGGACTCAAAGATGTGTGTGATGAATTGAGGATTAAATTAATTGCCTACAGTCCTTTGGCTTTGGGGATATTAACAGGTAAATATTCCGAGACAGGGAATGTTCCCAAAGGTGTGCGTGGGTTGTTATTTAGACAGTTATTACCGGGAGTACGATCGCTGTTAGCATGTTTACAAGAAATCGCCCAATCAAAAAATAAAACCATGTCACAGGTAGCCATTAACTGGTGTATCTGTAAAGGGACTATTCCCATCCCTGGTGCAAAATCCCTCGCCCAAGCACAAGATAATATTGGTGCGTTGGGTTGGCAACTTGATGCTGGCGAAATAGCAGAGTTAGATAAAGCCGCAAGCAGTACAGATAAAGTGATGGTGCAGAATATTTTTCAGACGCAGTGAGGGTGGAAGTGCCTTGCCTTTGCGCGAAACAAAATTCATCCCACTCATTAGCAACGCCGAAAAATTAATGTTATTGATATTCAGTCATAGTTCCAAATTTCGCCTACGCTCGAAATAGAGACGCTTATAATCAGGCGTTAGATGTTCGTAGTGAATCTAAAAACTTGCCATGCAACTTGTGTCGAAAACGAACCTTGACCCAGAACTAGCCCCCGCTTCCGAGACAATTATTCTGG is drawn from Aulosira sp. FACHB-615 and contains these coding sequences:
- a CDS encoding PP2C family serine/threonine-protein phosphatase gives rise to the protein MNTSKQIDHWRVVAASVCGTSHIRNKQLCQDAHNWQLLPDNILVAAAADGAGSASQGKIGAMVATEAAVEHLSHKEVSRAVLADDLEVQSLLSDALLAAKKAVETEAAACNQQPQDLATTLIITIATPQMVAAAQIGDGMAVAKNRQGNLIALTIPNNGEYINETTFLTSLDAIDTAQMRLWREEIVNVGILTDGLQMLALNMVVGEPHKPFFFPLFDFIENAEDKSLAKEQLVRFLGSERITQRTDDDLTLIIAAFNRS
- a CDS encoding tetratricopeptide repeat protein, with the translated sequence MKVLRCLPQPEIINLSVSLGRGGEACVYAVPSDGDLVAKVYHKPTANHAKKLQAMLANPPENPTANLGHISIAWPQELIKTADGSKTVIGFIMPRIRGMRPIIDFYNPRTRRQHCPLFNYQYLVRTARNLAAAFAALHSSGYCVGDVNESNILVSDTALVSLVDTDSFQVPDLNNNLVYRCAVGKPEFTPPELQNKVFAQHDRTIDHDSFGLAVLIFQLLMEGTHPFSGIFQGTAEPPAYEARIAAGHFTYSQNRQVPYLPTPIAPPWEILHPSLQALFIQCFETGHNNPQLRPNAQAWLSALTEAEDALITCTTNPQHRYSNHLHSCPWCERTLRLGGRDPFPSQRAIENREHLKPATIPTRRYNQPHRLPQPVMSFAKGNSWQPNNQPNYFPYQRRKISKIYPIVLGCLGLGMLGYLDVMVKFTRPFVSQNAYTQQTLMTHTAPSRQVLHFADYYKQGHTAYQVRDYKQAVESFTKAIQEEPKYAKSFINRGNARYNLKDYEGALTDYTTALEINPQEVKAFVNRGNARYMLAEYSNDPDREYHLAIADFNNAIRLNIKEAEAYIRRGIVRAQIAKYSGESLKEFQQAIADFSAAIKLNASKAEAYFQRGSVYYQMAQYSTEYAQQYQNAIADFDQALKLNEKLAKAYLKRGMVRYEVAQYGGKEADKNNQKAVEDLQLAAKLALEQEDTENYQQALSSMCVIIESQCNALLQSSSAWGTVGTN
- the lhgO gene encoding L-2-hydroxyglutarate oxidase; translated protein: MYDFAIVGGGIVGLSTAMALGKRYPQARILVLEKESNWAFHQTGNNSGVIHSGIYYKPGSFKAKFCRDGSRSMVEFCQEHEIDHEICGKVIVATDEQEIPRLENLYQRGLENNLKVQKISPEEVKEIEPHVSCVAGIRVFSTGIVNYKQVCLKYAQLIQNQGGDLRLNTKVLKISASGKNQVLETNQGNFETKFIINCAGLHSDRIAKLGGVEPKAKIVPFRGEYYELTPEKRYLVKTLIYPVPNPDFPFLGVHFTKMIDGTVHAGPNAVLSLKREGYKKTDFDLRDFAEVMTYPGFWKLAAKHADEGIQEIIRSFSKAAFVKSLQKLIPEVQAEDLVPTHAGVRAQALMDDGKLVDDFLIIPGQNSIHVCNAPSPAATSSLEIGKAIASQVPQQSHLETVIVA
- a CDS encoding glycosyltransferase family 2 protein, which codes for MNKLLTIAIPTYNRAALLEQQLSWLAKSLPGFESECEIIISDNCSTDHTQEIIKKWQPIFSETTFKYYRNQENIGLMPNIAACIQAASGKYVWTVGDDDPIQDNALAFLLKTIKQNPETALIFLNCYGRDKLTNEITVKRWFNSDSDAPMTNGKAALQHYLKESFGGVIFMTATVYQTALVQRALQQWQSACKNLASQAYWTGFCASNGSVIVTKDNYLECTMHASYLEQDPKWSFMMRFVYIPEVYAKLLEIGYSKTFCLQMILQNIVTKSDWIIFLGALRRWPGLAINIIISYLVLVIASIRKSFLPAKALKVS
- a CDS encoding VWA domain-containing protein; amino-acid sequence: MQDTLTLDEVVEFAENPEPRCPCVLLLDTSGSMQGEPIEALNQGLLSLKDELVKNSLASRRVEVAIVTFDSQVNVVQDFVTADQFNPPILTAQGLTSMGAGIHKALDMVQERKSLYRSNGIAYYRPWVFMITDGEPQGEQEHLVAQAAQRVQGDEASKRVAFFSVGVENANMTTLNQLAVRTPLKLRGLNFVEMFMWLSASMAAVSHSQVDEQVALPPIGWGSI
- a CDS encoding SDR family oxidoreductase, which gives rise to MKILVTGTEGYLGSLLPPLLIERGHEVIGVDTGFYKVGWLYNGTEITAKTLNKDIRHITPEDLEGVEAIVHMAELSNDPTGQLAPNITYEINHLGSVRLANLAKTMGIRRFVYMSSCSVYGVATEGDVTEESPINPQTAYAECKTLVERDVRPLADDDFSPTFMRNATAFGASPRMRFDIVLNNLAGLAWTSKEIKMISDGTPWRPLVHALDICKAIICALEAPRDLVHNQIFNVGDTSNNYRVKEIAEIIADAFPGCKLSFGQNGADNRSYRVSFDKINSILPGFKCDWNAQLGAQQLFNLFSQIDMTEDTFLFRGFTRLKQLEYLIRTEQIDKDFFWTKK
- the rfbF gene encoding glucose-1-phosphate cytidylyltransferase — encoded protein: MKAVILAGGLGTRLSEETSIRPKPMVEIGGKPILWHIMKTYSAHGINDFIICCGYKGYVIKEYFANYFLHMSDVTFDMRFNQMNVHSGYAEPWRVTLVNTGDSTMTGGRLKRVAEHVGNDTFCFTYGDGVSDINITELIKFHKQQKTLATLTAVQPAGRFGAISLEQEQTKITSFREKRDGEGAWVNGGYFILEPDVIDLIADDSTVWEKEPLEKLADMEQLSAFKHNGFWQPMDTLRDKNHLEELWQSGKAPWQVW